The Candidatus Kryptoniota bacterium genome contains a region encoding:
- a CDS encoding TonB-dependent receptor, whose translation MKKLRLLLCLASLVACTTISFAQGSLQGLVTDSATAAPLVGANVFLVGTSIGGTTDIDGHYKLVNVPEGRYTLRVSYIGYTSKVISISIRDDEATALSVMLSPQEIRGREVVVTAQMKGQLAAINQQVSAKTIVNVVSEEKIQELPDANAAESIGRLPGVSIIRSGGEASRVVLRGLSSRFSNITIDGVSIPGTDSTTRDVDLSMISQGSLAGIEVYKALLPDQDGDAIAGTINLVTKKAPSERLLRFDLRGNYNRLMNSAGQYDVSGRYGERFFDDVIGLQLQGNIEQKIRSREDVTYGYRYSFNPSAPNYDPLGFANDYNYGQLKVDFTDELRKRNGGQMILDVNTPDSGSVKLSGLYSRTQRQYNLYDRVYPGGSPGIVWDYDYRTTEQATSTTNASLQGKNFFAGFQIDWCASYADSRVDDPFDYEMIFNEPAGAKPDASLPSSFKDHPELFLTIAANNYAAAACSSAVYYQQQNFQRERTAFLNISRKYSLADFVSGELKGGGKYKARSRWMNRYELDDNSYLHGFYATDSSGSPIVLTGTRFEDYLNSRSGISPELADFVNQPATSRNLLTWATMSPLIDVNAMKLWYNLNKNGVSGSSHEYNPNAQAILDDYGVDEAVTAGYLMNTFDFGQEATLITGVRVEREQNDYIANFSPGGLQSIGTIISAPSGIVDTTTTHTETIWLPNAQLILRPSYFLTFRLAAYRALARPDYNLRLPQFILGTGGSSGGGQAIPLTLGNPNLRDAKAWNFELNSQLYTGITGLFTVSAFFKRIDDFYHQMVGLNVSEGFDSLLTAVGVTWQNAEPFKSLLAKNSNYALYVPYNSNHPTYVWGLEFEHQLSFNFLPGFLSNLVLSYNLSLTKSQTYIVQTQTEVETVTVVVRGVPRRQAEIVNVAVDAKRLSENQPYLYGNAALGYDLGGFSARLSVFYQGDYVQQYSPYDQSDIHVKQYMKWDLALRQQLSSVFSLYLNVDNITNIRERTSYSDVPMSWDLLRTEELYGTSADFGVRISI comes from the coding sequence ATGAAAAAGCTCCGACTCCTCCTGTGCCTCGCTTCTTTGGTGGCGTGTACCACCATATCATTTGCCCAGGGCTCGCTGCAGGGCTTGGTAACCGATTCCGCAACGGCTGCTCCACTCGTCGGGGCGAATGTTTTTTTAGTCGGGACTTCTATCGGGGGGACGACCGACATTGACGGTCACTATAAACTGGTCAATGTTCCTGAGGGCAGGTACACACTTCGAGTGTCGTACATTGGTTACACTAGCAAGGTAATATCAATCTCAATCAGAGATGACGAAGCAACTGCACTGAGCGTTATGTTGTCTCCCCAGGAGATTCGCGGGAGAGAAGTGGTGGTCACAGCCCAGATGAAGGGACAGCTCGCTGCGATAAACCAACAAGTATCGGCGAAGACCATCGTCAATGTAGTCTCCGAAGAAAAAATACAGGAACTTCCCGATGCCAATGCGGCGGAATCAATCGGCAGATTGCCCGGCGTATCAATAATCCGAAGCGGAGGTGAAGCTAGCAGAGTGGTGCTCCGCGGACTCAGTTCCAGATTCAGCAACATCACCATAGACGGGGTTTCGATTCCGGGCACCGATTCAACAACAAGAGATGTCGACTTAAGTATGATCTCACAGGGATCTCTTGCAGGCATTGAAGTGTACAAAGCTCTCCTTCCGGATCAGGATGGAGACGCCATTGCGGGGACGATCAACCTGGTGACGAAGAAAGCTCCGTCGGAGAGACTCTTGCGGTTTGATCTCAGGGGCAACTACAACCGCCTCATGAATTCAGCGGGGCAGTACGATGTCTCCGGAAGATACGGCGAAAGGTTCTTCGATGATGTCATTGGATTACAACTCCAAGGCAACATTGAACAGAAAATCAGAAGCAGGGAAGACGTCACATATGGTTATAGGTATTCGTTTAATCCATCTGCGCCAAACTATGATCCGCTTGGTTTTGCAAACGATTATAATTACGGCCAGTTGAAAGTTGATTTCACTGACGAGCTTCGTAAACGAAACGGCGGACAGATGATTCTGGACGTGAACACTCCTGACAGCGGCTCGGTAAAACTGAGCGGACTGTATAGCAGGACTCAAAGACAGTACAATCTTTACGATCGAGTTTACCCCGGGGGGAGTCCGGGGATTGTCTGGGATTATGATTACCGGACGACAGAACAGGCGACGAGCACAACTAACGCGTCGCTTCAAGGAAAGAACTTCTTTGCGGGTTTCCAGATCGACTGGTGCGCTTCTTACGCCGATTCGAGAGTGGACGATCCTTTTGACTACGAGATGATATTCAACGAGCCAGCGGGTGCGAAACCTGATGCAAGTCTTCCCTCATCGTTCAAGGATCATCCCGAACTCTTCCTCACAATCGCGGCCAATAATTACGCGGCCGCGGCCTGCAGCAGTGCAGTCTACTATCAACAGCAGAATTTTCAGCGTGAAAGGACCGCGTTCCTTAATATTTCCAGAAAATATTCGCTTGCCGATTTTGTTTCGGGAGAGTTGAAAGGAGGCGGAAAGTACAAAGCGAGATCGAGATGGATGAATCGTTACGAACTAGACGATAATTCTTATCTCCACGGATTCTATGCGACGGATTCGTCCGGCTCCCCCATCGTTCTCACAGGGACGAGGTTCGAGGACTATTTAAACAGCAGATCAGGCATTTCACCAGAACTTGCGGACTTCGTGAACCAGCCGGCAACAAGCAGGAATCTTCTGACCTGGGCTACAATGAGTCCGCTTATCGACGTGAACGCGATGAAGCTATGGTACAATCTCAATAAGAATGGAGTCTCCGGCTCTTCTCACGAATACAACCCCAATGCACAGGCAATCCTGGATGATTATGGTGTGGATGAAGCTGTGACCGCCGGTTACCTCATGAACACTTTTGATTTCGGCCAGGAGGCGACACTGATAACGGGAGTCAGAGTTGAGAGGGAACAAAATGACTACATCGCCAACTTCTCTCCCGGCGGACTCCAGTCGATCGGAACCATTATATCGGCCCCATCTGGTATCGTCGATACGACCACAACTCACACCGAAACCATCTGGCTTCCAAACGCTCAGTTGATCTTGAGGCCTTCGTACTTTCTTACATTTCGGTTAGCAGCGTACAGGGCGCTTGCCAGACCGGATTACAACCTGCGCCTGCCTCAGTTCATTCTTGGAACGGGCGGATCTTCCGGAGGAGGCCAGGCAATCCCCCTTACACTCGGTAATCCGAACTTGAGGGACGCAAAAGCTTGGAATTTTGAATTGAATTCTCAATTGTACACGGGCATCACCGGCCTCTTCACCGTTTCTGCGTTCTTCAAAAGGATTGACGATTTCTATCATCAAATGGTCGGCTTGAATGTGAGTGAGGGATTCGATTCGCTGCTAACTGCCGTCGGCGTCACATGGCAAAATGCCGAACCATTCAAGTCCTTGCTTGCCAAGAACAGTAACTACGCATTGTATGTCCCCTACAATTCAAATCATCCAACCTATGTGTGGGGACTTGAATTCGAACACCAGTTAAGTTTCAATTTCCTTCCTGGCTTCCTCAGCAATTTGGTTCTTTCGTACAACCTGTCACTGACTAAATCACAGACTTATATAGTCCAGACTCAAACTGAAGTTGAAACCGTGACGGTGGTTGTTCGTGGAGTGCCGCGCAGGCAAGCGGAAATTGTCAACGTCGCTGTCGACGCAAAGAGATTGTCGGAGAACCAACCGTACCTCTACGGTAATGCGGCGCTCGGTTATGATCTGGGAGGTTTCTCAGCCAGACTATCAGTCTTCTATCAGGGTGATTACGTTCAGCAGTACAGTCCTTACGACCAATCGGATATCCATGTCAAACAATACATGAAGTGGGATCTTGCACTGAGACAACAGTTGTCTTCGGTGTTCTCGCTTTATCTCAACGTCGACAACATCACGAACATACGCGAGAGAACTTCTTACTCGGATGTCCCGATGAGCTGGGATCTCCTCAGGACGGAGGAACTTTACGGAACGTCTGCCGATTTCGGGGTAAGGATATCGATATGA
- a CDS encoding alpha-L-fucosidase, whose translation MELKRVSAAIGFMLIFVLSSGAVAQTDTLLEAAIKNRDARLQWWREARFGMFIHWGPVSLVGMEISWSRGGLRRGIEKTGTGEIPVDVYDNLYKRFDPVKFDAKEWVAIAQSAGMKYMVLTAKHCDGFCLWRTKVDNYNIGSTPFKRDVCGELAAAAHQSGMKIGWYYSPMDWRDPDCRTERNSAYVQRMQTHLSELLGNYGRIDLLWFDTEGGPAVWDQPRTYHLVRSLQPGIIINNRLDIPTGDLYDVKTQIGPYADYATPEQQIGLFNNNMPWETCMTLGTQWSWKPGDSLKTSSECIGILIQCVTGDGNLLLDVGPMPDGRIELRQVKILEEIGDWLRKYGESVYDTRGGPFRNGEWGGATFRGKTIYLHIQKWRGERIYLPPLKANILSTSVLTGGKVSIDLRLDSTIVRMPEREHDATDTIIKLELDKPVASLEIKDRSSVPVEGKEY comes from the coding sequence ATGGAATTGAAAAGAGTCTCCGCTGCGATAGGCTTCATGCTTATTTTTGTTCTGTCGTCCGGCGCAGTCGCGCAGACTGATACGCTGCTTGAAGCAGCTATAAAAAACAGAGATGCGAGACTTCAATGGTGGAGAGAGGCGCGTTTCGGGATGTTTATTCACTGGGGCCCCGTGAGCCTTGTCGGCATGGAGATCAGCTGGTCACGTGGAGGTCTGAGACGCGGCATCGAGAAAACCGGAACAGGAGAAATACCGGTCGATGTTTATGACAACCTCTACAAAAGATTCGACCCGGTCAAGTTCGACGCGAAAGAATGGGTCGCGATAGCCCAGTCGGCAGGAATGAAGTACATGGTACTCACCGCTAAGCACTGTGACGGTTTTTGTTTGTGGCGCACAAAAGTGGACAACTATAACATCGGCAGCACACCGTTCAAGCGTGACGTGTGCGGAGAATTGGCCGCAGCAGCTCATCAGTCGGGAATGAAGATAGGTTGGTATTATTCTCCAATGGACTGGCGCGATCCCGACTGTCGCACCGAACGGAACTCGGCCTACGTTCAGCGCATGCAGACCCATCTTTCAGAGCTCCTGGGAAACTACGGCCGTATCGATTTACTCTGGTTCGATACCGAAGGCGGACCTGCAGTTTGGGATCAACCGCGCACGTACCATCTCGTGCGATCGTTGCAACCTGGAATAATAATAAACAACAGGCTCGACATTCCAACCGGCGACCTTTACGACGTGAAGACACAGATCGGTCCGTACGCCGATTATGCGACTCCCGAGCAGCAGATCGGCCTGTTCAATAATAATATGCCGTGGGAGACATGCATGACGTTGGGCACACAATGGTCATGGAAACCGGGTGACTCGCTTAAAACATCATCGGAGTGCATCGGTATTCTGATACAGTGTGTGACAGGTGACGGCAATCTTCTTCTCGATGTAGGCCCGATGCCTGACGGCCGTATTGAGCTGCGGCAGGTGAAGATACTGGAAGAAATCGGTGACTGGCTTAGGAAATACGGTGAGAGTGTTTACGACACGCGGGGCGGTCCGTTCCGCAATGGCGAGTGGGGCGGTGCAACCTTCAGAGGAAAAACTATATACTTGCACATTCAGAAATGGAGAGGTGAACGAATTTACTTGCCACCGCTAAAGGCAAATATACTGTCCACTTCAGTCTTGACCGGAGGAAAGGTGTCAATCGACCTACGCCTGGATAGCACAATTGTTAGGATGCCTGAGAGAGAACACGATGCCACCGACACTATCATAAAGCTAGAGCTTGATAAGCCCGTGGCAAGTCTCGAGATAAAAGATAGAAGCTCAGTCCCAGTTGAGGGCAAAGAGTATTAG
- a CDS encoding S41 family peptidase, giving the protein MKRSVIILLVVLSSSYAFGTEREGYYRFPAIHGDKIVFTAEGDLWIVGASGGSAIRLTTNHGTESYAAISPDGKTIAFSAQYEGPTEVYTMSIDGGLPVRRTYEGGTALVAGWTPDGKVIYSTSYFSTLPNRQLATLDLATGERNLIPLAQASEGVFTQSGDTLYFTRLPFQGSHTKRYAGGTAQNIWRYIKGQDEATPITSDYPGTSKNPVLWNGRVYFVSDRDGTMNIWSMTGDGDDVRQETFHKGFDVSTPSLDGGRIVYHDGADLYLYDIATKHDSQLQIALSSDFDQEVTKWVKKPMDYLTADHISADGEKIVLTARGEVFVVPVNEGRLVEVTRKSGVRYSNARFTPDGKSVVLQSEESGEIEFWKYPSNGVGEGVQLSNQGRGYRNEGIPSPDGKMLAYTEKDDRLVIYDLESKKQTVVGTSEYGGYSDLTWSPDSKWLAYSGPAANLYSQLVVYDVEAAANHTLTDDRVDSYNPAWSPDGKWMYFLSERTFQSSVYSPWGSREPEPFYDKTTKIYGIALAKDEKFPFTPPNELQSGEQGKSKDDQNDKSKEEKTVQVKIDFDGIGSRVQEVPVPAGDYFNLSVNGKDLFVAEHPSGIGSKTKLEAVEIKDKDVLAKTLVDDIESYELSGDGKKIELRKDGGIYVIDASSSPPSEISKASVNLASWTFSFNPKEEWRQMFVDAWRLERDFFYDPHLQGVNYDSTLNRYLPLVDRVTDRDELNDLIGQIVAELSALHTFVVGGDIRTATDQISIGSLGALVTRDDKSGGYMVEHIYRPDPDYLDVLSPLAKPGVNIADGDVILSVNGTNTLSVPSMQMLLEGKVGQQVLLHVRSSASGKEIDAIVVPISQSAASNLKYSDWENSRRMIVEKESEGHIGYVHLRAMGGGNFTEWVKGFYPVFNRDGLIVDVRNNQGGNIDSWILEKLMRKAWMYWKPRTGKPSWNMQYAFRGHIIVLCNEFTASDGEAFTEGFKRLGLGKVIGTRTWGGEIWLSFDNWLRDKGIASAAETGVYGPEGKWLIEGHGVDPDLVVDNGPYQTFQGKDAQLEAAINYLRKEIQEQPVPVPPPPQYPDKAVKY; this is encoded by the coding sequence GTGAAGCGTTCAGTTATCATTCTGTTAGTTGTTCTCTCCTCGTCGTATGCGTTCGGTACGGAACGAGAAGGGTATTATCGTTTCCCGGCGATTCACGGCGACAAGATCGTCTTCACGGCGGAGGGTGACCTTTGGATTGTCGGTGCATCAGGCGGAAGCGCGATTCGACTCACAACGAATCACGGGACCGAATCGTATGCTGCCATTTCTCCTGACGGCAAGACAATTGCTTTCTCGGCGCAATACGAGGGCCCGACGGAGGTATACACGATGTCCATAGACGGAGGTCTTCCTGTGAGAAGGACTTACGAAGGCGGCACGGCTCTCGTTGCCGGGTGGACGCCGGACGGAAAAGTAATATACAGCACGAGCTACTTCTCGACTCTTCCAAACAGGCAGCTTGCAACTCTGGATTTGGCTACCGGCGAAAGGAACCTGATACCACTTGCTCAGGCAAGTGAAGGCGTGTTCACGCAATCGGGTGACACACTTTACTTCACGCGCCTTCCTTTTCAGGGGAGTCACACGAAACGATACGCCGGAGGAACGGCACAAAATATCTGGAGATACATTAAGGGCCAGGACGAAGCGACGCCCATTACAAGCGATTATCCCGGAACAAGCAAAAATCCCGTGTTGTGGAATGGCCGCGTCTACTTCGTGAGCGACCGCGACGGAACAATGAACATCTGGTCGATGACCGGCGACGGAGACGACGTCCGCCAGGAAACATTTCATAAGGGATTTGACGTGAGCACCCCATCTCTCGATGGCGGTAGAATAGTGTACCATGATGGAGCAGATCTTTATCTTTACGACATCGCGACGAAGCATGACAGTCAACTTCAGATTGCTCTGTCCTCCGATTTCGATCAGGAAGTCACGAAGTGGGTCAAGAAGCCGATGGACTACCTGACTGCAGATCACATTTCTGCTGACGGCGAGAAGATCGTTCTGACAGCTCGCGGAGAAGTCTTTGTCGTTCCGGTAAACGAAGGGAGGCTTGTCGAGGTTACTCGCAAGAGCGGCGTTCGTTACAGCAACGCGAGATTCACGCCGGACGGGAAGTCCGTCGTTCTCCAATCTGAGGAGAGTGGTGAAATCGAGTTTTGGAAATATCCCTCCAACGGTGTCGGAGAAGGAGTTCAGCTCTCAAACCAGGGCAGAGGATACAGGAATGAGGGGATCCCGTCACCCGACGGAAAGATGCTTGCCTACACTGAAAAAGACGACAGGCTGGTGATCTATGATCTCGAATCCAAGAAGCAGACCGTGGTGGGGACATCTGAATACGGCGGTTATTCCGATCTGACCTGGTCTCCTGACAGTAAGTGGCTCGCATACTCAGGTCCGGCCGCGAATCTTTATTCCCAGCTGGTCGTTTACGACGTTGAGGCGGCGGCCAATCATACGCTTACCGACGACCGTGTTGACAGCTACAACCCCGCCTGGAGCCCGGACGGGAAATGGATGTACTTTCTCTCCGAGAGGACATTTCAGTCGAGCGTGTACAGCCCGTGGGGATCGCGTGAACCTGAACCTTTCTACGACAAGACGACGAAGATTTATGGAATAGCACTGGCGAAGGACGAAAAATTTCCTTTCACACCTCCAAATGAGCTTCAGAGCGGTGAACAAGGGAAAAGTAAAGACGACCAGAACGACAAGAGCAAAGAAGAAAAGACCGTCCAGGTCAAGATAGACTTCGACGGAATCGGGTCGAGAGTTCAGGAAGTTCCGGTGCCGGCTGGGGATTACTTTAACCTCTCGGTAAACGGAAAAGATCTTTTCGTCGCCGAACACCCTTCCGGGATCGGGTCCAAAACGAAGCTCGAGGCAGTCGAGATCAAAGACAAAGATGTTTTGGCTAAGACACTTGTGGACGACATTGAGAGCTATGAGCTTTCCGGGGATGGTAAGAAGATCGAGCTTCGAAAGGATGGCGGGATATATGTGATCGATGCCTCCTCTTCTCCGCCGTCTGAGATTTCTAAAGCGAGCGTCAATCTTGCCAGCTGGACATTCTCATTCAACCCGAAAGAGGAATGGCGACAGATGTTCGTAGACGCCTGGCGGCTGGAACGAGATTTCTTTTACGATCCTCACCTGCAGGGGGTAAATTACGATTCGACTTTGAACAGATATCTTCCGCTCGTAGACAGGGTAACCGACCGAGATGAGCTCAATGATCTGATCGGCCAAATCGTCGCAGAGCTGTCGGCGCTCCACACTTTCGTGGTCGGGGGAGATATCAGGACTGCAACCGACCAGATCAGTATCGGTTCGCTTGGTGCCCTCGTTACGCGCGACGATAAGAGCGGTGGTTACATGGTTGAACATATCTACAGACCCGATCCGGATTACCTCGATGTGTTGTCTCCGCTCGCCAAGCCGGGAGTCAATATTGCGGATGGAGATGTTATCCTGTCGGTAAACGGTACCAATACCCTGTCCGTTCCATCTATGCAGATGTTGCTCGAAGGCAAGGTGGGACAGCAAGTACTCCTTCATGTCAGGTCGTCAGCATCCGGAAAAGAAATCGATGCAATAGTGGTTCCGATTTCTCAATCTGCCGCCTCGAACCTCAAGTACAGTGACTGGGAGAATTCGAGGAGGATGATCGTCGAAAAGGAGAGCGAAGGTCATATCGGATATGTTCACCTCCGGGCGATGGGCGGCGGCAATTTCACAGAATGGGTCAAGGGATTCTATCCAGTGTTTAACAGAGATGGGCTCATTGTCGACGTTCGTAATAATCAAGGCGGTAACATTGACAGCTGGATTCTGGAGAAGCTTATGAGAAAAGCCTGGATGTACTGGAAACCACGGACCGGGAAACCGAGCTGGAATATGCAGTACGCGTTCCGCGGGCACATCATTGTCTTGTGCAATGAGTTCACCGCGTCCGATGGTGAAGCTTTCACCGAAGGTTTCAAACGCCTCGGACTCGGAAAGGTGATTGGAACGCGCACGTGGGGCGGAGAGATCTGGCTGTCGTTCGACAACTGGCTCCGCGACAAGGGTATTGCATCCGCAGCGGAAACCGGAGTCTACGGACCGGAAGGGAAATGGCTGATCGAGGGACACGGAGTAGACCCGGACTTGGTGGTCGACAATGGCCCGTATCAGACATTCCAGGGGAAAGACGCGCAACTGGAAGCGGCGATAAATTATCTGAGAAAGGAAATCCAGGAACAGCCCGTTCCGGTTCCACCTCCGCCACAGTATCCTGACAAGGCTGTTAAGTACTGA
- a CDS encoding aryl-sulfate sulfotransferase: MQLSITKAHYYLFLIMSLMCARGIYGGTPTLGRLYKSKVRTSSKTYELGSHVIYLSPLPGATLATPGSNIIVRGDIVLNPADVALARFRVVGSSSGSHDGTVLLSDDNRTVLFQPAEKFELGEKVSVSMDGAIRSADGDSVHVDPFSFTVSGTDIDSDARLVSQIRMQEEEANARNVDVRGQARKAAGVAALGALAGGQDSLPADFPFLTVTKSVNPSPGYVFLATLNGSSANNYGNYLLMADNQGKPVYFKNVGSKSSLDFKIQPDGTLTYFDQNSDYHYVMNTSFKVIDSISCTNGYFNDDHDLRILPDGHILLLCDDYQLVDMSKLVSGGDPAALVTGNIIQELDKSRHVVFQWRSWDHFNITDATHENLQAHTIDYVHANAIEVDTDGNVILSSRHLDEITKINVETGDIMWRLGGKNNQFTFVNDSIGFSHQHAVRRITNGDITLFDNGNYHTPPFSRAVEYKLDMVNKTATLVWQYRHTPDLYGFATGYVQRLANGNTVIGWGLTNPSVTEVAADGSTVFEVTLPDSIWSYRAYRFPYILITSPVHMDSVRADSSITIKWQSSGVDTVDLDYSTNSGNTWQDITRNLPAATDSVTWRVPHFTVPSFRIGVRESGIQDMGLSFVSHSVTLLSGVTSATSLSGENHSFVLMDNYPNPFNPSTVIGFSLSETSTVKLEVFDILGRRIKEFQFGKMDAGTYNKSVNMLGYPTGVYLYRVSVLGADGRNFSDAKKMVLVK, from the coding sequence ATGCAACTATCCATTACCAAGGCTCATTACTATCTTTTTCTGATAATGAGTCTGATGTGCGCGCGGGGCATTTACGGCGGGACGCCTACGCTCGGACGTCTGTATAAATCCAAGGTCAGGACGAGTTCCAAAACGTACGAGCTCGGTTCGCATGTCATCTATCTCTCTCCGTTACCAGGTGCCACGCTGGCAACTCCGGGGTCTAATATAATAGTGAGGGGCGACATCGTTCTTAATCCCGCTGATGTCGCTCTCGCTCGCTTCAGGGTGGTCGGGAGTTCGAGCGGTAGTCATGATGGAACCGTACTCTTGTCCGACGATAACCGTACAGTGCTGTTTCAGCCGGCGGAGAAGTTTGAGCTCGGAGAAAAGGTGTCCGTCTCGATGGACGGCGCGATCCGTTCGGCTGACGGCGACAGTGTCCACGTCGACCCGTTTTCGTTCACAGTCTCCGGGACCGACATTGACTCTGACGCACGATTGGTGTCGCAGATACGGATGCAGGAGGAGGAAGCGAACGCGCGCAATGTGGACGTGCGGGGACAGGCACGCAAAGCCGCCGGCGTGGCGGCTCTTGGAGCTCTTGCAGGCGGCCAGGACAGTCTTCCGGCCGATTTTCCATTCTTGACCGTGACAAAATCGGTGAATCCGTCGCCAGGATACGTATTTCTTGCTACGCTCAACGGCTCAAGCGCTAATAATTATGGAAATTATCTCTTGATGGCTGACAACCAGGGGAAACCGGTATACTTCAAGAACGTCGGGTCGAAATCGTCTCTTGATTTCAAGATTCAACCGGACGGTACGTTAACATACTTCGACCAGAACAGCGACTATCATTATGTGATGAACACTTCGTTCAAGGTGATCGATAGTATCAGCTGCACAAACGGTTATTTCAACGATGACCACGATTTGAGGATACTCCCGGACGGACACATTCTTCTTCTGTGCGACGACTACCAATTAGTAGACATGAGCAAGTTAGTGTCGGGTGGTGATCCGGCGGCCCTGGTTACGGGGAACATAATCCAGGAACTTGATAAAAGCAGGCATGTGGTATTCCAGTGGCGTAGTTGGGACCATTTCAACATCACGGACGCAACTCACGAAAACCTTCAGGCTCATACCATAGACTACGTACACGCAAACGCGATCGAAGTAGATACTGACGGTAACGTGATATTGTCATCAAGGCATCTTGACGAGATCACGAAGATAAATGTCGAAACGGGAGATATTATGTGGAGACTTGGCGGGAAAAACAACCAGTTCACTTTCGTGAACGATAGCATAGGCTTCTCGCACCAGCACGCAGTAAGACGAATCACGAACGGGGACATAACTCTGTTCGACAACGGGAATTATCATACTCCTCCTTTTTCGCGGGCAGTGGAATATAAACTCGACATGGTCAACAAGACAGCTACTCTTGTTTGGCAATACAGGCATACCCCGGACTTATATGGTTTCGCCACAGGGTATGTCCAGCGACTCGCGAACGGAAACACGGTGATCGGGTGGGGGTTGACCAATCCCTCCGTCACCGAAGTCGCGGCCGACGGGAGTACCGTGTTTGAGGTGACCCTTCCTGACTCGATCTGGAGTTACAGGGCTTATCGATTTCCGTATATCCTCATTACGTCTCCGGTGCACATGGACAGCGTTCGGGCTGATTCGTCAATAACGATAAAGTGGCAATCTTCGGGAGTCGACACTGTCGATCTGGATTATTCGACAAACAGCGGAAACACTTGGCAGGACATCACCCGCAATCTTCCGGCAGCAACCGATTCCGTTACGTGGCGCGTTCCGCACTTTACCGTCCCGTCATTCCGAATCGGCGTAAGAGAGTCGGGGATTCAGGACATGGGGCTGTCATTCGTGAGCCACTCCGTTACGCTTCTCTCCGGAGTCACCTCGGCCACGAGTCTTTCGGGGGAGAATCATTCCTTTGTGCTCATGGACAATTATCCAAACCCATTCAATCCGTCGACCGTAATCGGATTTTCCCTCAGCGAAACCTCGACAGTGAAACTGGAGGTTTTTGATATTCTCGGAAGACGAATCAAAGAGTTTCAGTTTGGTAAAATGGACGCAGGTACCTACAACAAGAGCGTAAACATGCTAGGTTACCCGACTGGAGTGTATCTATATCGAGTGTCCGTGCTCGGAGCCGACGGTAGAAATTTCTCGGACGCGAAGAAGATGGTGTTGGTAAAGTAG
- a CDS encoding VOC family protein, whose amino-acid sequence MAAPVTHFEVNAKDAKRAQDFYSNLFGWKIAVDPTMNYGLVDTGVKMGINGGIGPAMPNAQPNVTFYVQVEDAQAYLDKAVSLGGKVVFPLTEVPGMVTYAQFADPEGNVVGIIKGPQTPPKEAKPKKTAPKRKKAAKPKRKVKRGKK is encoded by the coding sequence ATGGCAGCACCCGTCACACACTTTGAGGTGAACGCTAAGGACGCAAAGCGGGCACAGGATTTTTATTCAAATCTTTTCGGATGGAAGATCGCAGTTGATCCGACGATGAACTACGGACTTGTGGATACCGGCGTCAAAATGGGAATCAATGGCGGGATCGGTCCGGCCATGCCGAACGCCCAGCCAAACGTTACCTTTTACGTGCAGGTAGAAGACGCTCAAGCATATCTTGATAAGGCAGTGAGTCTAGGTGGAAAAGTAGTTTTCCCCCTTACCGAGGTGCCGGGCATGGTAACCTACGCGCAGTTTGCTGATCCGGAGGGGAACGTGGTCGGCATCATTAAGGGACCTCAGACACCTCCGAAGGAAGCGAAGCCGAAGAAGACTGCACCCAAGCGGAAGAAGGCAGCGAAACCGAAAAGGAAAGTCAAGAGAGGCAAAAAGTAA